In Halomonas alkalicola, the following proteins share a genomic window:
- the rpsU gene encoding 30S ribosomal protein S21: MPSVKVRDNEPFDVALRRFKRSCEKAGVLSEVRRRESYEKPTAERKRKAAAAVKRHAKKVQRERKRFERLY; this comes from the coding sequence ATGCCTTCTGTCAAAGTACGTGATAACGAGCCGTTTGACGTCGCACTGCGTCGCTTCAAGCGTTCCTGCGAAAAAGCCGGTGTTCTCTCCGAGGTACGTCGTCGCGAGTCCTACGAGAAGCCCACCGCAGAGCGCAAGCGCAAGGCGGCGGCTGCCGTCAAGCGTCACGCCAAGAAGGTCCAGCGTGAGCGCAAGCGTTTCGAACGGCTCTATTGA
- a CDS encoding AbgT family transporter — protein MSSSRMRGERIRRGAFTRFLNTVEWLGNLLPHPVTLFALLCVIVVVASGIAGALGVSVADPRPANEGEWIAVNSLMNADGLRRLVTEMVTNFTGFAPLGTVLVAMLGVGVAEHSGLLSASMRALVLNRSPRIVTYAVVFAGIMSNMAAELGYVVLIPLAAMIFHSLGRHPLAGLAAAFCGVSGGYSANLLIGTVDPLLSGITQEAARLLDPAYVVGAEANWFFMIVSTFAVTLIGGLVTERIVEPKLGRFDAAYAEADIDSQQMATLSATEKRALKGTGLATLALVAGLALLVVPEWGVLRHPETGLVSGSPFLSGIVVIVAVSFSLLGFVYGRLAGTMRNDRDVIDAMSRSMSSLGLYIVLVFFAAQFVALFNWSNFGTVIAVAGADVLESLGLGGPALFALFILMCAFVNLSLGSASAQWAVTAPIFVPMLMLMGYAPEVIQAAYRIGDSVTNLITPMMSYFGLIMAVAARYRKDLGIGTLVALMLPYTLFMLIGWSLLFFVWVFLLGLPVGPGAATHYTL, from the coding sequence ATGTCCAGCTCCCGTATGCGGGGAGAGCGCATCAGACGCGGTGCCTTCACCCGCTTCCTCAACACCGTGGAGTGGCTCGGTAACCTGCTGCCCCACCCCGTCACCCTCTTTGCCCTGCTCTGCGTCATCGTGGTGGTGGCCAGCGGCATCGCCGGCGCCCTCGGCGTTTCGGTCGCCGACCCCCGTCCCGCCAACGAGGGCGAGTGGATCGCCGTCAACTCCCTGATGAACGCCGATGGTCTGCGGCGACTGGTTACCGAGATGGTGACCAACTTCACCGGTTTCGCACCGCTTGGCACCGTACTGGTGGCCATGCTCGGGGTCGGGGTAGCCGAGCACTCCGGCCTGCTCTCGGCCAGCATGCGAGCCCTGGTGCTGAACCGCTCCCCGCGGATCGTCACCTATGCGGTGGTGTTCGCCGGCATCATGTCCAACATGGCCGCCGAACTCGGCTATGTGGTGCTGATTCCGCTGGCGGCGATGATCTTCCACTCCCTGGGCCGCCACCCCCTGGCGGGGCTGGCCGCCGCTTTCTGCGGGGTGTCAGGCGGCTATAGCGCCAACCTGCTGATCGGCACCGTGGACCCGCTGCTCTCCGGCATTACCCAGGAAGCGGCTCGGCTTCTCGACCCGGCCTATGTGGTCGGCGCCGAGGCCAACTGGTTCTTCATGATCGTCAGCACCTTCGCCGTGACCCTGATCGGCGGCCTGGTGACTGAGCGTATCGTCGAACCCAAGCTGGGCCGCTTCGATGCCGCCTATGCCGAGGCCGATATCGACAGCCAGCAGATGGCTACACTCTCGGCGACGGAGAAACGGGCACTCAAGGGCACCGGCCTGGCGACCCTCGCCCTGGTGGCCGGCCTGGCCCTGCTGGTGGTCCCGGAGTGGGGCGTGCTGCGCCACCCTGAGACCGGCCTGGTCAGCGGGTCGCCCTTCCTCAGCGGCATCGTGGTGATCGTCGCCGTCTCCTTCTCTCTCCTCGGCTTCGTCTACGGCCGGCTGGCCGGCACCATGCGCAACGATCGCGACGTGATCGACGCCATGTCGCGCAGCATGAGCAGTCTCGGCCTCTATATCGTTCTGGTGTTCTTCGCCGCGCAGTTCGTGGCGCTGTTCAACTGGAGCAACTTCGGCACCGTCATCGCCGTGGCCGGCGCCGACGTGCTCGAGTCGCTGGGGCTTGGCGGTCCGGCACTGTTCGCGCTGTTCATCCTGATGTGCGCCTTCGTCAATCTCTCCCTGGGCAGCGCTTCGGCGCAGTGGGCGGTGACCGCACCGATCTTCGTGCCGATGCTGATGCTGATGGGCTATGCGCCGGAAGTGATCCAGGCGGCCTACCGCATCGGCGACTCGGTGACCAACCTGATCACGCCGATGATGAGCTACTTCGGATTGATCATGGCGGTGGCGGCACGCTATCGGAAGGATCTCGGCATCGGCACCCTGGTGGCGCTGATGCTGCCTTACACCCTCTTCATGCTGATCGGCTGGAGTCTGCTGTTCTTCGTCTGGGTCTTCCTGCTCGGCCTGCCGGTGGGCCCCGGCGCCGCGACCCACTACACGCTGTAA
- the plsY gene encoding glycerol-3-phosphate 1-O-acyltransferase PlsY translates to MEAPLILSLPLWAPMLPLVALGYLSGSWLGALTVCRLAGVGDPRLDGSFNPGFSNVLRLHGRRLALATLLVDAAKGMPVLLLAILLGMPPWAQGLVGLAVLLGHSYPLWHRFRGGKAVASAFGVMLVLTPGVALVCALLWALLAWRVRTAAVASLASAAAAPLASLWLAPDYVVVVIAFTLLVLVRHVLNIQRLGRGDEPGL, encoded by the coding sequence ATGGAAGCGCCGCTCATCTTGTCGCTGCCGCTCTGGGCCCCGATGCTGCCTCTGGTGGCGCTGGGCTATCTCAGCGGGAGCTGGCTGGGAGCCCTGACCGTCTGCCGGCTGGCTGGCGTCGGCGACCCCCGCCTGGACGGCTCCTTCAACCCGGGGTTCTCCAACGTGCTGCGCCTCCACGGGCGCCGCCTGGCGCTGGCCACCCTGCTGGTGGATGCCGCCAAGGGCATGCCGGTGCTGCTGCTGGCGATCCTGCTGGGAATGCCCCCCTGGGCCCAGGGCCTGGTGGGGCTGGCGGTCCTGCTGGGCCACAGCTACCCGCTCTGGCACCGCTTCCGGGGGGGCAAGGCGGTGGCCAGCGCCTTCGGGGTGATGCTGGTGCTGACGCCGGGGGTGGCGCTGGTATGCGCGCTGCTCTGGGCGCTGCTCGCCTGGCGCGTGCGCACCGCCGCGGTGGCGTCGCTGGCCAGCGCCGCCGCCGCTCCCCTCGCCAGCCTGTGGCTGGCGCCGGACTATGTGGTCGTGGTGATCGCCTTCACGCTGCTGGTGCTGGTGCGTCACGTGCTCAATATCCAGCGCCTGGGGCGCGGCGACGAACCAGGGCTTTAG
- the rpoD gene encoding RNA polymerase sigma factor RpoD yields the protein MAGNAQQQSRLKELIARGKEQGYLTYAEVNDHLPEDIADPDQVEDIIGMINDMGISVVEEAPDEDTLMMSDHSTDESAAEEAVAALAAVESDVGRTTDPVRMYMREMGTVELLTREGEIEIAKRIEEGTREVMSALAYLPGAVDSILEAYDATQDEEAPGRLSDLFSGFIDPDEGIPGVAEAEVPDPEVSDELDEESDGADDEDEEDTTSNEGGPDPEEARARFEQIREQSAAAQAAIEAHGRGSKQAQEELARLAELFSPIKLVPKHFERLVNQVRISVEQVRAQEKAVMQLCVKKARIPRKTFIKSFPGSESDPEWLDAFGQEFPKYADRLEPLRTDIQRAQRKIAFEEEMVRLPVQEIKEVNRRLSIGEAKARRAKKEMVEANLRLVISIAKKYTNRGLQFLDLIQEGNIGLMKAVDKFEYRRGYKFSTYATWWIRQAITRSIADQARTIRIPVHMIETINKLNRVSRQMLQEMGREPTPEELGERLEMPEDKVRKVLKIAKEPISMETPIGDDDDSHLGDFIEDSTMILPIDSATGEGLIEATRNVLGGLTAREAKVLRMRFGIDMNTDHTLEEVGKQFDVTRERIRQIEAKALRKLRHPSRSEPLRSFLDD from the coding sequence ATGGCTGGAAATGCGCAGCAGCAGTCACGTCTGAAGGAGTTGATCGCGCGCGGCAAGGAACAGGGCTACCTGACCTATGCCGAGGTCAACGACCATCTACCCGAGGATATCGCCGACCCCGATCAGGTGGAAGACATCATCGGCATGATCAACGACATGGGTATCAGCGTCGTCGAGGAAGCCCCCGATGAAGATACCCTGATGATGTCGGATCACTCCACCGACGAGTCTGCCGCCGAGGAGGCCGTGGCGGCCCTGGCGGCGGTGGAGAGCGACGTGGGCCGTACCACCGACCCGGTGCGCATGTACATGCGTGAGATGGGGACCGTGGAGCTGCTGACCCGCGAGGGCGAGATCGAGATCGCCAAGCGCATCGAGGAGGGGACCCGCGAGGTGATGTCCGCGCTGGCCTACCTGCCCGGTGCCGTCGACTCCATCCTCGAGGCCTACGACGCCACGCAGGATGAGGAGGCGCCCGGTCGCCTGTCGGACCTCTTCTCCGGCTTCATCGATCCCGACGAGGGCATCCCCGGGGTGGCCGAAGCCGAGGTGCCCGACCCCGAGGTCAGCGACGAGCTGGACGAGGAGAGCGACGGCGCGGACGACGAGGACGAGGAAGACACCACCAGCAACGAGGGCGGCCCGGACCCGGAGGAGGCGCGTGCGCGTTTCGAGCAGATCCGCGAGCAGAGCGCCGCGGCTCAGGCCGCCATCGAGGCCCATGGGCGTGGCTCAAAGCAGGCCCAGGAAGAGCTGGCGCGCCTGGCCGAGCTGTTCTCGCCGATCAAGCTGGTGCCCAAGCACTTCGAGCGCCTGGTGAATCAGGTGCGCATCAGCGTCGAGCAGGTGCGTGCCCAGGAGAAGGCGGTGATGCAGCTGTGCGTCAAGAAGGCACGCATCCCCCGCAAGACCTTCATCAAGTCCTTCCCGGGCAGCGAGTCCGACCCCGAGTGGCTCGACGCCTTCGGGCAGGAGTTCCCCAAGTACGCCGACCGCCTCGAGCCGCTGCGCACTGACATCCAGCGTGCCCAGCGTAAGATCGCCTTCGAGGAGGAGATGGTTCGCCTGCCGGTGCAGGAGATCAAGGAGGTCAACCGTCGCCTCTCCATCGGTGAGGCCAAGGCGCGCCGTGCCAAGAAGGAGATGGTCGAGGCCAACCTGCGCCTGGTGATCTCCATCGCCAAGAAGTACACCAACCGTGGCCTGCAGTTCCTGGACCTGATCCAGGAGGGCAACATCGGCCTGATGAAGGCGGTGGACAAGTTCGAGTATCGCCGCGGCTACAAGTTCTCCACCTACGCCACCTGGTGGATTCGCCAGGCGATCACCCGCTCCATCGCCGACCAGGCGCGCACCATCCGTATTCCGGTGCACATGATCGAGACGATCAACAAGCTCAACCGGGTCTCCCGGCAGATGCTCCAGGAGATGGGCCGCGAGCCCACCCCCGAGGAGCTGGGCGAGCGTCTCGAGATGCCGGAAGACAAGGTGCGCAAGGTGCTTAAGATCGCCAAGGAGCCGATCTCCATGGAGACCCCCATCGGTGACGACGACGACTCGCACCTGGGTGACTTCATCGAGGACAGCACCATGATCCTGCCTATCGACTCCGCCACCGGCGAGGGGCTGATCGAGGCGACCCGCAACGTGCTCGGTGGTCTCACCGCCCGGGAAGCCAAGGTGCTGCGCATGCGCTTCGGTATCGACATGAACACCGACCACACCCTCGAGGAGGTCGGCAAGCAGTTCGACGTCACCCGCGAGCGTATCCGCCAGATCGAGGCCAAGGCGTTGCGCAAGCTGCGCCACCCCTCGCGCTCCGAGCCGCTACGCTCGTTCCTCGACGACTGA
- the tsaD gene encoding tRNA (adenosine(37)-N6)-threonylcarbamoyltransferase complex transferase subunit TsaD, translating into MRVLGIETSCDETGVALFDTEHGLVADALYSQVAMHAEYGGVVPELASRDHTRRLLPLIQQVLDEARLSRDELDAIAYTAGPGLVGALMVGAATAHGMARALGIPVLGVHHMEGHLLAPMLEDERPEFPFVALLVSGGHTQLVEVRGLGDYTLLGESVDDAAGEAFDKAAKMLGLDYPGGPQVARLAEQGDPKRFRFPRPMTDRPGLDFSFSGLKTHTLTAIRQLEEAGELDDQARADVARAFEEAVVDTLVIKCRRALDQTGLKRLVMAGGVSANARLRERLEHECAKRSARAYYPRGRFCTDNGAMIAYVGAQRLLAGERDEQGVMKAVPRWPMDTLKAP; encoded by the coding sequence ATGCGCGTACTGGGCATCGAGACCTCCTGCGACGAGACCGGCGTCGCCCTCTTCGACACCGAGCACGGCCTCGTCGCCGATGCGCTCTACAGCCAGGTGGCCATGCACGCCGAATACGGCGGCGTGGTGCCGGAGCTGGCCTCCCGCGACCACACCCGGCGCCTGCTGCCGCTGATCCAGCAGGTGCTCGACGAGGCGAGGCTCTCCCGCGACGAGCTGGACGCCATCGCCTACACCGCGGGGCCCGGCCTGGTGGGCGCCCTGATGGTGGGCGCCGCCACCGCCCATGGCATGGCCCGGGCGCTGGGCATCCCGGTGCTCGGGGTTCATCACATGGAGGGCCACCTGCTGGCGCCCATGCTGGAGGATGAGCGCCCCGAGTTCCCCTTCGTGGCGCTGCTGGTCTCAGGCGGCCACACCCAACTGGTCGAGGTGAGGGGCCTTGGCGACTACACCCTGCTGGGCGAGTCCGTGGACGACGCCGCCGGCGAGGCCTTCGACAAGGCGGCCAAGATGCTCGGCCTGGACTACCCCGGCGGTCCCCAGGTGGCGCGACTGGCCGAGCAGGGAGACCCCAAGCGCTTCCGCTTCCCGCGGCCGATGACCGACCGCCCGGGGCTCGACTTCAGCTTCTCGGGCCTCAAGACCCACACCCTGACCGCCATCCGCCAGCTGGAGGAGGCGGGCGAACTGGACGATCAGGCCCGCGCCGACGTGGCCCGCGCCTTCGAGGAGGCGGTGGTGGACACCCTGGTGATCAAGTGCCGCCGCGCCCTGGATCAGACCGGCCTCAAGCGCCTGGTGATGGCCGGCGGGGTCAGCGCCAATGCGCGGCTGCGCGAGCGGCTGGAGCACGAGTGCGCCAAGCGCAGCGCCAGGGCCTACTACCCCCGTGGGCGCTTCTGCACCGACAACGGCGCGATGATCGCCTATGTGGGGGCACAGCGGCTGCTGGCCGGCGAGCGCGACGAGCAGGGCGTGATGAAGGCGGTGCCGCGCTGGCCGATGGATACGCTGAAAGCGCCTTAA